The Chiloscyllium plagiosum isolate BGI_BamShark_2017 chromosome 14, ASM401019v2, whole genome shotgun sequence genome segment ACTTTTCTAGACCAGGCTGGTCTTGAGGACCACAGCAACGTACTGTGGCAAGTGCTAAAGTGCTCTTTCACTCAGGCATtcacagagtccctacagtatggaaacaggccattcggccaatcaagtccacaccaatcctctaaagagcaaccctatcctatcctgcatttcccacagctactccatccagcctgcacattatgggcaTTTTTTTTAGcctggcaatccacctaacctgcacatctttggactgtgagaggaaaccggagcactcagaggaaacccacacagacacaaggagaatgtgcaactccacacggacagttgcctgaggctggaatcaaacccaagtccctggtgctgtgaggcactagtgctaaccactgagcaactgtgatGCCCTTCCTTGTGTGCTTTGAGACGATATTCTGTTGGAAGATATCCCAACCCTGTAACCATACTGTTGTACCTCTCCAGAATCTGTTCTGTGGTCATTGGCTCAGCATGCTGTGAAATGTCACAAATCTCTTTTGGCACATTGAGGGTTCTCAGTCCAAGCTTTAGACTTGCTTCAGCTGAGATGAGTGTCTTTTACTCGCTGTCTCTGGTGTGGAACTCCAGAGTATGGTTCATGTTATTGTGTTGGCTCGCGGTATAATCTGTCCATTTGGTATGGGTGTCATGATATATCCTCAATCTCACTTTGCAGGACTTAAATTTTGGATCTCCACGTTGGGCCACTTGAGTCGGTGAAGGTCATGGTGTTGACTCTGCATCAGCGTCAATCTGACATTTCCGTTTGAGCTAAAGTTCTTTTGCCACAGTCATCATTTAAGAGTTACAAATCATTTATTACCTATTGACCTCACCAAACTGATCTTTTGTACAGAGTGGAGCGATCCATCAAAATCTTCAGCAgagaaaagatgtgcaggtttcaTGGATTGCTCATACTAAATTTTCCCTGGTGCCCAGGAgtgtgtaggctgggtgggttagccgtggggAATATGGAGTTACAGGGTCTTGGTGGGAtgtccttcagagggtcagtgcagatctgatgggccaactggcctctttctgcactgtcgggattctgtgatatCGCTCCATTGGCCATCTGTAACTTCACGCTGTACTTACTTCTTGCCATATGTTTGTGTGCAAAATGCTCAAGCATCTTGCAGTGAGAACACTGCTCTCCCCACGCTGGACACAATTCTTCTCCATTATCACTCCATGTTTCATGCGTTGTGGCTTGTTGAGCAGATCTGTGGCATGTTCCTCATTTTGTGAAAAACCTGCAAGCTCTGTTTCACAGCACCTTTCGTTTCAGCTGGGATTGGGAAAGGAAAAGTTGACACCAATGTGTCTTAggcgagtgtgtggtgctggaaaagcacagcagatcagacagcaggagaatcgacgttttgggcaaaagcccttcatcagccctccaCCAATGTGTCTTACCCAGTGTTTCACCTGTGGCCTGTTTCTTCGGTCTTTTGTGACTCCTTTCAGTTGTTTCCCACAGTTTCCACATCTCTGGATGttcctgtctttctctttctctctctctctctctctctgtcagcagTTGTGCTTTTTACAGCTCTTCAGCACCCAATCCCAGGTCCACCTCCAATACCATGCTTTGCGTTGTCAAGATAGCAGTCTGGTCTGTTCACCAACTGAATGGAAATGGCAACAAGATGGCAGCCCCCAGTCAGTACtgcatgctggagatcacatAAACGCAGCAAGTCAGGATTATATCAGGGCAGATTGCATTTCTACCCTAGtcctctctctcatgagagagcaaccctgtggtctggtaggactatggtaactttaccttaTCTATCCAAACACTTTTGCCTGAAGATATTTCATCTCACTTGCCCTAAAGCTATTTAACCGAGTCATTTAGATCTCTGAATGCTGTCTATCAATACACTTACCGGACAGGAGAGTTTCTTCCTTGTTGCCCAATCAGAATCCTTCAGAATTTGAATATCTCTATTCAATCTCCCTTTAATATTCCCTGGCTCTTGGGAGAATGTGTAAGGAGACTGTCTGGCAACCCCATGGAGAGGGCTGAGGGCTGTGAGCATGCCCTGAATGACACATTCTATGGAGAGCTTCAGAGTCGGAAGTGGCTAGGACCAAGGTAACTGATGATTTTCCTGAACCAGCCAGAACATGCGGCCGTAGACGCTGGTAAATTGTTGGATAGACCCTGACTTCTTTCATCACACACAAAATTCCAGCCTTTTCTTTAAGCAAAAGGGGAGTCCAAAAAAAAccaagaaagcataggtttaaggtgagaaaggaaagatttaactGGGATCTAAGaggttttaaggtgaggggggaaagatttaactgGGATGtaagaggtttaaggtgagaggggaaagatttaaatgggatctaaggggcaactttttcaagcagaaggtggtgtgtgtatggaatgagttgccagtggaagtggtggaggctggtacagttacaagattaaaaggcatctgggtgggtacatgaataggaagggttgagagggatatgggccaaatgctggcaaatgggactagattaatttaagatgtttggtcggcgtggacaatttggaccgaagggtctgcttccatgctgtacatctcattgACTCATGCAGTCATCGAGTCAAAGTGCTGGAGTCTTGGGGAAGGAAGAGGCTGATAGAGCAGAGAAGAAATGGACtactagggtgtaggtttgttcgctgagctgtggtttgatatccagacgtttcattacctggcgaggtaacatcatcagtggcgacctccaagtgaagcgaagccgttgtctcctgctttctgtttacatgtttgtcctggatggcgttcctgaggtttgtggtgatgtcatttcctgttcgttttctgaggggttgatagatggtatctagatcaatgtgtttgtttatggcgttgtggttggagtgccaggtctctaggaattctctggcatgtctttgcttagcctgtcccaggatagatgtgttgtcccagtcgaattggtggtttctttcatccgtgtgtagggctacgagggagagtgggttgtgtcgttttgtggctagctggtgtttgtgtatcctggtggctaacattcttcctgtttgtcctacgtagtgtttgtggcagtccttgcatggaattttgtagatgacgttggttttgtccatgggttgtactgtacaaaattccatgcaaggactgccacaaacactacgtaggacaaacaggaagaaagttagccaccaggatacacaaacaccagctagccacaaaaagacacaacccactctccctcgtagccctacacatggatgaaagaaaccaccaattcgactgggacaacacatctatcctgggacaggctaagcaaagacatgccagagaattcctagaggcctggcactccaaccacaacgccataaacaaacacatagatctagataccatctatcaacccctcagaaaacgaacaggaaatgacatcaccacaaaccccaggaacgccatccaggacaaacatataaatagaaagcaggagacaacagcttcgcttcacttgaggtcgccattgatgatgctacctagccaggtaatgaaatgtttggatatcaaacctacagctcagcgagcaaacctacatcctaaacctcgacctgagctacaaaccttcacaaaccttgcaaatcgACTACTATCAACCACAGGATCTGAGCCCAGAGCAGCTGTAGTGCTACACAGCTCTCAATGTGACCTGGACTTCCAACAGTAAGCACACTGCTGGATGTTGAGCAATGTAATCCTTAAGTGCCGGGGGGAAATATTACAACACCCAGAGAGTTTACCCACACACACTTGTCTCTAAGCAACTAATCCAGAAAAATCAATCATCATCCTCCTGCACTTCTAACAGTCCTGTGCAATAGTTTGTAATGGTGCCTTTGCTTTGTAGCTGCCTATTTGTCATGAAGACTTTACATCAAACAAGGAttgatgccactgtttaacaaAAGCTCCCTGAAAACAATGGGAGAGCATTGCTGTCGGATTGCAGTAGACTTCTCATATCCCGCTCCACTTCCACATTTTGTGACTTAATCTGACATGAAACCCGTCAGACGAGGAGCATTAACATTAATATGCTCAACACAATCCTGTGACACTCCCTAGGCAGCTGTTTAAAAGCCTACTAAAGGACGAACAGATTAATTCTTCAGTCAAACAGCAGCAGAATGCTGTCACATCAATATATTGATGCTTAACAACTGCTTTTGCAGTCATCTCAAACTTCACTGCACCAATAGTAACAAATCTGTCACCCAAATGTGATCCCACATTATCACTAAATAATTATCATCCAGCAATCACTGTCTGGTAACAGATATTGGACATTCTGTTACTGCTGTTTTGGCAGTGATATTAACTAGGTTGGTGCCTACTTTTAATCAGCATGCCAACTATCAGTACCCAGCTCTGAATGCTGCACTTATGAACAGCACAATTTAAATAATTCTGAGTAATATAAAATAGGGAGGAAGCTGTACTTTTAACTTTGCGATTTTTTTCCCCATACGCGTTGTAGCAATCGGACACCAGCTGGTTGATCACCCGTGAAGGGAAACATCTCATTACACCCAAACATCCAAACACATGTCCTTTCCAGAGACAGCCAATTGTCATCATCAGAACAGACATATCATATTATGACAGTCAATGCATTTGACACAAAGAGGCTGTTGAGATGATTGTTTTCAGACATGTGACTTTTGCCATTAGGACTACAGACAGTATCAGGTCTCTGGTGAACATCTAATTAAATGTGAACATAGCTGTGGATATCTCACAGCCATCTGCAGAATTCACACATTTCACCATTTCAAAATGGACCAGTACCCTAAAAGGGATGGGTTTCCAAACTGCATGTCTCTACACGCCATACTCACACAAAGGTAAGATTGAAACTCCATGGCCACTATCGAAGTTCCATTATATCATTGGGTCACTCCCATCTAAAGTAGGTCAATCATGTTAATCTAGCAGACGTGTGGTCTAAACTGTTTTCACTGTCATTACCTGAGGACCCAGCAGATTCAGCCAGCTTGAGACCCGGCCTTTGAAATTACCTGCAATTCATTGAGCAGCCCCAGAACACACTCTCTTCCAGTTTCAAAGTTCACCTgagttttaaaaaggagagaTGGCTGCAGTGGAATAGCAGCATTTGGGCTCCACATTGCCTGCTGCTTTTTTCTGTGCCAGAGCATGCAACTTTGACATTGGTAGGTCTGGTGCACGTGGTGGGGAGGTGCAGGACTCAAGGAGGTGGCATTAGTGCTGGCACTGCGGTGTTGGTGGGGCCAGTGCGGGTAATGTGGGTCCAGTGCAGGTATGTGGGGCCAGTGCGGGTGATGGTGGGGCCAGTGCGGGTGATAGTGGGTCCTGTGTGGGTGATGTGGGTCCAGGGCGGGTGTTGGCAGGTCCAGGCCGGgtgttggtgggtccagtgcGGGTGATGGTGGGTCCAGTGTGGGTGATGGTGGGGCCAGTGCGGGTGTTGGCGGGTCCAGGCCGGGTGTTGGTGGGTCCAGTGAGGGTGATGGTGGGTCCAGTGCGGGTGATGGTGGGGCCAGTGCGGGTGATGTGGGTCCAGGGCGAGTGATGGTAGGTCCAGGGTGGGTGATGGTGGGGCCAGTGCGGGTGATGTGGGTCCAGGGCGAGTGATGGTAGGTCCAGGGTGGGTGATGGTGGGGCCAGTGCGGGTGATGTGGGTCCAGGGCGAGTGATGGTAGGTCCAGGGTGGGTGATGGTGGGGCCAGTGCGGGTGATGTGGGTCCAGGGCGAGTGATGGTAGGTCCAGGGTGGGTGATGGTGGGGCCAGTGCGGGTGATGTGGGTCCAGGGCGAGTGATGGTAGGTCCAGGGTGGGTGATGGTGGGGCCAGTGCGGGTGATGTGGGTCCAGGGCGAGTGATGGTAGGTCCAGGGTGGGTGATGGTGGGGCCAGTGCGGGTGATGTGGGTCCAGGGCGAGTGATGGTAGGTCCAGGGTGGGTGATGGTGGGGCCAGTGCGGGTGATGTGGGTCCAGGGCGAGTGATGGTAGGTCCAGGGTGGGTGATGGTGGGGCCAGTGCGGGTGATGTGGGTCCAGGGCGAGTGATGGTAGGTCCAGGGTGGGTGATGGTGGGGCCAGTGCGGGTGATGTGGGTCCAGGGCGAGTGATGGTAGGTCCAGGGTGGGTGATGGTGGGGCCAGTGCGGGTGATGTGGGTCCAGGGCGAGTGATGGTAGGTCCAGGGTGGGTGATGGTGGGGCCAGTGCGGGTGATGTGGGTCCAGGGCGAGTGATGGTAGGTCCAGGGTGGGTGATGGTGGGGCCAGTGCGGGTGATGTGGGTCCAGGGCGAGTGATGGTAGGTCCAGGGTGGGTGATGGTGGGGCCAGTGCGGGTGATGTGGGTCCAGGGCGAGTGATGGTAGGTCCAGGGTGGGTGATGGTGGGGCCAGTGCGGGTGATGTGGGTCCAGGGCGAGTGATGGTAGGTCCAGGGTGGGTGATGGTGGGGCCAGTGCGGGTGATGTGGGTCCAGGGCGAGTGATGGTAGGTCCAGGGTGGGTGATGGTGGGGCCAGTGCGGGTGATGTGGGTCCAGGGCGAGTGATGGTAGGTCCAGGGTGGGTGATGGTGGGGCCAGTGCGGGTGATGTGGGTCCAGGGCGAGTGATGGTAGGTCCAGGGTGGGTGATGGTGGGGCCAGTGCGGGTGATGTGGGTCCAGGGCGAGTGATGGTAGGTCCAGGGTGGGTGATGGTGGGGCCAGTGCGGGTGATGTGGGTCCAGGGCGAGTGATGGTAGGTCCAGGGTGGGTGATGGTGGGGCCAGTGCGGGTGATGTGGGTCCAGGGCGAGTGATGAGTGAGGGTGAAAGTGGGGGCAGTGAGGTAATGGTGGGTCCAGTGCGGGTGATGAAGGGTCCAGTGCGGATGAtgtgggtccagtgcaggtgaTGTGGGTCCAGTGCGGGTGATGATGGGTCCAGTGCGGATGAtgtgggtccagtgcaggtgaTGTGGGTCCAGTGCGGGTGATGATGGGTCCAGTGCGGATGAtgtgggtccagtgcaggtgaTGTGGGTCCAGTGCGGGTGATGATGGGTCCAGTGCGGATGAtgtgggtccagtgcaggtgaTGTGGGTCCAGTGCGGGTGATGATGGGTCCAGTGCGGATGAtgtgggtccagtgcaggtgaTGTGGGTCCAGTGCGGGTGATGTCGGGTCCAGTGCGGGTGATGGTGGGTCCAGTGCGGTGTTGGTGGGGCCAGTGAGGGTGATAGTGGGGGCAGTGAGGTAATGGTGGGTCCAGTGCGGGTGATGAAGGGTCCAGTGCGGATGAtgtgggtccagtgcaggtgaTGTGGGTCCAGTGCGGGTGATGATGGGTCCAGTGCAGGTGTTGGTGGTGCCAGTGCGGGTGATGCCGGGTCCAGTGCAGGTGATAGTGGGTCCAATgcgggtgttggtgaggccagtgCGGGTGATGGTGGGGCCAGTACGGGTGATGTGGGGCCAGTGCGAGTGATGGTGGGTCCAGTGCAAGTGTTGGAGGGTCCAGGGTGGGTGATGGTGAGGCCAGTGCGGGTGATGGTGGGTCCAGTGTGGGTGTTGGTGAAGCCAGTGCAGGGGATGGTGGGTCCATTGCAGGCGTTGGTGAGGCCAGCGTGGGTGATGGTGGGGCCAGTACGGGTGATGGTGGGGCCAGTCCGGGTGATGGTGGGTCCAGTGCAAGTGTTGGTGGGTCCAGGGTGGGTGATGGTGGGGCCAGTGCGGGTGTTGGTAGGTCCAGTGCGGGTGTTGGTGGGGCCAGTGCGGGTGATGGTGGGGCCAGTGCAGGTGATGGTGGGGCCAGTGGAGGTGATGTGTGTCCAGTGCAGGTGATGTGGGGCCATTGCGGGTgatggtgggtccagtgcagatgatgtgggtcCAGTGTGGGTGATGGTGAGACCAGTGCGGGTGATTGTGGGTCCAGTGCGGGTGTTAGTGGGTCCAGGGTGGGTGATGGTGGGGCCAGTGTGGGTGTTGGTGGGTCCAATGCGGGTGTTGGTGGGGCCAGTGGAGGTGATGTGTGTCCAGTGCAGGTGATGTGGGGCCATTGCGGGTGATGGTAGGGTCAGTGCGGGTgatggtgggtccagtgcaggtgaTGT includes the following:
- the LOC122556986 gene encoding extensin-like, yielding MAPHHLHWTHITSTGPTNTRIGPTNTHTGPTITHPGPTNTRTGPTITRTGLTITHTGPTSSALDPPSPAMAPHHLHWTHITSTGPTITCTGPTITRTGPTNTRTGPTNTRTGPTITHPGPTNTCTGPTITRTGPTITRTGPTITHAGLTNACNGPTIPCTGFTNTHTGPTITRTGLTITHPGPSNTCTGPTITRTGPTSPVLAPPSPALASPTPALDPLSPALDPASPALAPPTPALDPSSPALDPHHLHWTHIIRTGPFITRTGPTITSLPPLSPSLAPPTPHWTHHHPHWTRHHPHWTHITCTGPTSSALDPSSPALDPHHLHWTHIIRTGPIITRTGPTSPALDPHHPHWTHHHPHWTHITCTGPTSSALDPSSPALDPHHLHWTHIIRTGPFITRTGPTITSLPPLSPSLITRPGPTSPALAPPSPTLDLPSLALDPHHPHWPHHHPPWTYHHSPWTHITRTGPTITHPGPTITRPGPTSPALAPPSPTLDLPSLALDPHHPHWPHHHPPWTYHHSPWTHITRTGPTITHPGPTITRPGPTSPALAPPSPTLDLPSLALDPHHPHWPHHHPPWTYHHSPWTHITRTGPTITHPGPTITRPGPTSPALAPPSPTLDLPSLALDPHHPHWPHHHPPWTYHHSPWTHITRTGPTITHPGPTITRPGPTSPALAPPSPTLDLPSLALDPHHPHWPHHHPPWTYHHSPWTHITRTGPTITHPGPTITRPGPTSPALAPPSPTLDLPSLALDPHHPHWPHHHPPWTYHHSPWTHITRTGPTITHPGPTITRPGPTSPALAPPSPTLDLPSLALDPHHPHWPHHHPPWTYHHSPWTHITRTGPTITRTGPTITLTGPTNTRPGPANTRTGPTITHTGPTITRTGPTNTRPGPANTRPGPTSPTQDPLSPALAPPSPALAPHTCTGPTLPALAPPTPQCQH